In Humulus lupulus chromosome 6, drHumLupu1.1, whole genome shotgun sequence, a single genomic region encodes these proteins:
- the LOC133782424 gene encoding 3-ketoacyl-CoA synthase 11-like, which produces MRNEKQDARSIENRKNSVKLKYVKLGYHYLISNAMYLFLLPLIIALGHLSLEDIVQLFQHFELGLVSGTLVCTALTVCLVTLYFSWRPRDVYLLDFSCFKPEPSLMCSRETFMRQTELANTFSDELLGFHQKIIERSGYGQKTYVPKAALEDPPIATMEKAREEVEMVMFGAIDELLAKTRVNVKDIGILVVNCSLFNPTPSLSAMVVNRYKLRGNILSYSLGGMGCSAGIISVDLAKRLLQDQPNTYALVVSTESMTLNWYGGTNKSMLITNCLFRLGAAAVLLTNKSSERRRSKYQLMHTLRTHKGADDMSYRCVIQQEDDNGEVGVKLSRDLLTVAGDAIKTNITMLGPLVLPVSEQILFLANLVGRKMLRMKIKQYVPDFKLAFEHICIHAGGRAVLDEIEKNLNLTKWHVEPSRMTLYRFGNTSSSSLWYELAYTEAKGRVRRGDRVWQIAFGSGFKCNSAVWKAIRSVNPDKEKNPWIDEIDEFPITVPDVQPVLAH; this is translated from the exons ATGAGGAACGAGAAACAAGATGCTCGAAGCATAGAGAACAGAAAAAACTCAGTGAAACTCAAGTACGTCAAACTTGGTTACCACTACTTAATCTCAAATGCAATGTATCTGTTCCTTCTTCCACTCATCATAGCCCTAGGCCACCTCTCGCTTGAAGATATTGTTCAACTCTTCCAACACTTCGAGCTGGGCCTTGTCTCCGGCACTCTTGTGTGCACGGCCCTTACTGTGTGCCTCGTCACGCTCTACTTCTCATGGCGCCCTCGCGACGTTTATCTTCTCGACTTCTCCTGCTTCAAGCCGGAGCCCAGCCTAATGTGCAGCCGCGAAACGTTCATGCGGCAAACTGAGCTAGCCAACACCTTCAGCGACGAGCTTCTAGGGTTTCACCAGAAGATCATTGAGAGATCAGGCTACGGACAGAAGACATACGTGCCCAAGGCAGCACTGGAGGACCCGCCCATAGCAACGATGGAGAAGGCGAGGGAGGAGGTGGAGATGGTGATGTTTGGGGCAATAGACGAGTTGTTGGCCAAGACAAGAGTCAATGTCAAGGATATTGGGATTTTGGTGGTCAACTGTAGCTTGTTCAATCCTACACCATCGCTTTCAGCCATGGTTGTTAACCGTTACAAGCTTAGAGGGAACATTTTGAGCTATAGTCTTGGTGGGATGGGATGCAGCGCTGGCATTATTTCTGTTGACCTTGCCAAACGTTTGCTACAG GACCAACCGAACACGTATGCCCTAGTGGTGAGTACGGAAAGTATGACCCTAAACTGGTACGGCGGCACTAACAAATCAATGCTCATCACCAACTGCCTGTTCCGCCTCGGCGCCGCCGCGGTCCTCCTAACAAACAAATCCTCCGAACGCCGCCGTTCCAAATACCAACTCATGCACACCTTACGGACACACAAGGGCGCCGACGATATGAGCTATCGCTGCGTGATACAACAAGAAGACGACAACGGAGAAGTTGGCGTCAAGCTCTCGAGGGATCTCCTCACGGTGGCCGGAGACGCCATCAAGACCAATATTACCATGTTAGGCCCCTTAGTCCTCCCCGTATCGGAACAAATCCTCTTTTTGGCTAATCTAGTGGGGAGGAAAATGCTTAGGATGAAGATCAAGCAGTACGTGCCTGATTTCAAGCTAGCTTTTGAACATATTTGTATCCACGCCGGTGGTCGAGCAGTCCTTGATGAGATCGAGAAGAACCTGAATCTCACTAAATGGCACGTTGAACCTTCTAGAATGACCCTTTACAGGTTTGGAAACACTTCTAGTAGCTCTCTTTGGTACGAGCTGGCTTACACTGAAGCCAAAGGTAGGGTCCGGAGAGGAGATCGGGTTTGGCAAATTGCATTCGGGTCGGGTTTTAAATGCAACAGTGCAGTTTGGAAAGCAATCCGGTCCGTCAATCCGGACAAGGAGAAGAATCCCTGGATCGATGAAATCGACGAGTTTCCCATTACAGTGCCAGATGTGCAACCCGTTCTAGCccattaa